From the Oleiphilus messinensis genome, one window contains:
- the pdhA gene encoding pyruvate dehydrogenase (acetyl-transferring) E1 component subunit alpha has protein sequence MQSTIQCNYAFNIPGIRYLLPDNSAQSPLPETISDELLIRAYQHMRLIRIFDQKAIALQRTGQLGTYPSCQGHEGVNTAIGLAMHPDDVFVPYYRDQATLNLRGVKLSEILRYWGGDERGSNYKNCPQDLPNCVPIATQFCHAAGIASAQKIKGNKQATVVTGGDGSTSKGDFLEALNLAGAWHLPLVLVVINNQWAISTPRKAQCNATTLAQKAIGAGIPGVVVDGDDFTAVYDQVHKALQRAYLGKGPTLIEAITYRLGDHTTADDATRYRAREEVENAWKTESVTRLLNYLKIRELWSEEREQQWRVTCKETVDVEVKDYLNTPPDKPTAMFEHLYETLPRAYLAQYEELAVSTREDL, from the coding sequence CCACTTCCCGAAACCATAAGTGATGAGCTGCTGATCAGGGCCTACCAGCATATGCGCTTGATCCGGATATTCGACCAAAAAGCAATTGCGCTACAGCGCACCGGACAGTTGGGAACCTATCCTTCCTGCCAGGGCCACGAGGGAGTCAATACTGCAATTGGGCTTGCCATGCATCCAGATGATGTATTTGTCCCCTATTATCGAGATCAGGCTACTTTAAACCTTCGAGGGGTGAAACTCTCTGAAATTCTTCGTTACTGGGGAGGTGACGAGCGGGGTAGTAATTACAAAAATTGCCCGCAAGACCTTCCCAACTGTGTACCAATCGCAACGCAATTCTGTCATGCCGCCGGAATTGCCAGCGCGCAGAAAATAAAAGGGAACAAGCAGGCAACCGTGGTCACCGGGGGTGATGGCTCTACCAGCAAGGGCGATTTTCTTGAGGCACTCAACCTCGCCGGTGCCTGGCATTTACCTTTGGTTCTGGTAGTCATCAATAACCAATGGGCGATCTCCACCCCCAGAAAAGCGCAATGCAATGCTACCACTCTGGCTCAAAAAGCAATTGGTGCAGGCATCCCCGGCGTTGTCGTCGACGGGGATGACTTTACCGCCGTTTATGATCAGGTGCATAAGGCTTTGCAACGTGCTTACTTGGGCAAAGGCCCCACCCTGATTGAGGCCATTACCTATCGCCTCGGAGACCACACCACTGCGGATGACGCAACCCGGTATCGCGCTCGTGAAGAAGTTGAGAATGCCTGGAAAACAGAGTCGGTAACCCGGCTGTTGAACTACCTGAAGATTCGCGAACTTTGGTCTGAAGAGCGTGAACAGCAGTGGCGGGTCACCTGTAAAGAAACGGTGGATGTTGAAGTTAAAGACTACTTGAACACACCGCCCGATAAGCCAACAGCCATGTTTGAACATCTGTATGAGACGCTCCCCAGAGCCTATCTCGCACAATACGAAGAGCTAGCAGTCTCGACTCGGGAGGACCTATGA